The following are encoded together in the Citrus sinensis cultivar Valencia sweet orange chromosome 1, DVS_A1.0, whole genome shotgun sequence genome:
- the LOC102614999 gene encoding uncharacterized protein LOC102614999, producing MRNNQEVVHSMGRLGYARKEHTMKKKSSNPSEITRVDVWIEGHLKKNGQPVNEAASKALEKVRECHHSKDNARSNNICNDAIAKVFGPEKRGQVRGLGFGATPTQLEAHIRSTGKVKELQNQLQAQSERMSVLEKNYEHLTAALLKQCQQNPSKGFDDIITSQACTPQSQQGSGTMQENGHYENARCYLLNWYSDDVDEIVAKGTIASTNPKAKVHHMPLGRDCWKVWVESISDGMDEVTLYKVTDEAHIIVEALGSTVAWPKSCIKLF from the exons aaaaaaaagagttcaaATCCATCTGAAATCACTAGAGTTGATGTTTGGATTGAAGGCCATCTTAAAAAGAATGGTCAACCTGTTAATGAAGCAGCTTCTAAAGCATTG GAAAAAGTTAGAGAGTGTCATCATTCAAAAGATAATGCAAGGTCTAACAACATATGTAATGATGCTATTGCAAAAGTATTTGGACCTGAAAAGCGTGGACAAGTTCGAGGACTGGGGTTCGGAGCCACTCCCACTCAATTAGAAGCACATATTCGATCTACTGGAAAAGTAAAAGAACTTCAAAACCAACTGCAAGCTCAATCTGAAAGAATGTCTGTCCTTGAAAAGAATTATGAGCATTTGACAGCTGCGCTTTTAAAACAATGCCAACAG AATCCAAGCAAAGgttttgatgatattataaCTTCTCAAGCTTGTACTCCTCAG TCACAACAAGGAAGCGGTACAATGCAAGAAAATGGCCACTATGAAAATGCAAGATGTTATTTATTGAATTGGTATTCAGATGATGTTGATGAAATAGTGGCTAAAGGAACGATTGCCTCAACAAACCCTAAGGCAAAAGTTCACCACATGCCTCTTGGAAGAGATTGTTGGAAAGTTTGGGTGGAATCAATATCTGATGGTATGGATGAAGTGACTTTATATAAAGTGACAGATGAAGCTCATATAATAGTTGAGGCTTTGGGAAGCACTGTTGCTTGGCCAAAAAGTtgcattaaattgttttaa